The following is a genomic window from Miscanthus floridulus cultivar M001 chromosome 14, ASM1932011v1, whole genome shotgun sequence.
aaatcagtcatttactgcttacacttggaatctaacttagcactaataaaagtaggtcttggcctatcgccatcactaatatctacttctactaaatcatccgccgatgtgaacccttgacctaattttccatcatcggcaaacctatccattaaaattcttcttcagaaccgactgcttggatcggtggaatttcatagtcagcaactctaaggaactctctttcccaaacttctcctgatatgcatctgGTTCACTCATAAGTATCTAATTCTAccaatgcgatgatataagaggaatcaccaggaacaacctaaatcttatccccaatccactgtacgaggcattgatgcattgtagaaggaacacaacaattagcatgaatccaatccctcccaagaagcagattatatgcaccgttgccattaataacaaagaacgtcgtcggcaaggttttgctgccaatggtcaattcaacgcagactgcccctttagccgatgacacattgccttcaaaatcctttagcatcatatcggttttggtcaagtcttgatctcccttgccaagtttccgatacatcacataaggcataatattaatcgcaacCCCTCCTTCAatgagtatcttagatacaggctgcccatcaactctgcctttcacaaacaaagctttaagatgttgtctctcgtcattggtaggtttctcaaaaacagccatcattggatctagtgtcaactgagctatttgatcagagagaacaacttcttcctcattatcagatagtgccaaaaactccatcgacaacatgaataccatattaacatctgccgatggacccttatttttgtattttacctgccactgctgatgaccagacctctcattggagggattttcctctcggtataaatcctcctgatgctcacgttgcatcctccttctctgtgtctttgtcagaccctccgggcaccatcgaggaaacttggttttccaaaccggctgataacaggtcctagttgattctacacagcgtatattagggtccctatagaatatttcctcatcgagaactcttgcgtttgccatctcctcaagctcctcttgattccttggaaaatatccagcgcgtttaccaagcctctcatgtacacttagtctgccccccagccgatcatgcactgatgctctgcctctgatcggctcattgatagataaaccctgattaccaggttgaaacctcctttctgaccgattgaccccgtaataaccattgcactcagggcaattttcaacagttggcaatttaataccttcttcccaacaatggatgaaaaacgggcacctccaatgatctttatgccgatgccattcttcccaacgtctctcttcttgctgttgtcgatatcggtcatttcgctgacgccaactctcctgctgccttcgatgagtaatgcCAGGtcaaggaggatttttggaactactgctttctcccagcaaacccttactttttgcatcatcggtagttatccgatgttggggatccactgacgcgtttttctcagcagccccTAACGTTAataccttagtcttccctttggcctccaacatatttgctgaaaaagggtgttgatcaattttcattggcttttgggtcttggaagtaccaaacttaattctcccagactcaatagccgattgtaactgttgcctgaacaccttgcactcatttgtactatgtgaagttgcattgtgccatttgcagtacaagatctttttcaactcttctgccgatgggatcacatgattaggtgacagcttaatttggccctcttgaagcagaagatcaaatattttgtcggtcttggtgatatcaaaggtaaacttttctggctctttttgaccaaagggacaagatatcggttTTTTATTcctaacccactcagctaagccgataactggttcttcatcagaatcagaatctcccacttcttcaacaaatgatacctttttactccaattctttttaggttcaaaaaccctagtatcttgatcagagatcctttgcacaagatgactgaggctttcaaactcctgagaagcatatctgtctttaagatgtggcaataacccttggaaagctagatcggcaagctgctgatcatccagcaccagactgtagcacttattttttacatctcgtagcctttgcacaaagctttctaccgattcatcattgtgctgtctcaattttactaaatcggtaagcttcttttcatggattccagcaaagaaatacttatgaaattgtttttctagatcagcccaggtaataatagaatttggtggtaatgaaatgaaccacgtaaatgccgatccagacaaagatgatgaaaataatcgaactctcaattcatctctgctagctgcctctccacattgaataatgaagcgattgacgtgttccattgttgatgtgtcatcttgcccggagaatttagtgaaatctggtaccttgtaccaatttgggagagaaattaaatcatatgcaggaggatatggagtccgataagaataagtattgaccttgggctttatcccaaactgatccttcataatttctgctatcctatcggcccaaaaagcatcagcctcctgatgatgaactggctgaatttctacaggaggtgcctgctgatatccctccacatatcttctCCAGCAATCGACATATTTGccattacttgtggtccattaacctgttggaaaggattcatcggttgtgctgccgatgcttgattctagaaaccagcttgcatatgaccttgttgaatccctgcaacctgttgattttgctgaactatatgttgaacaggtaactgtcctgaccaacctttactagaactcatcggtacaaaacttaccgatggctgataatttgctgacattgttggataattataaccagcttgaggcatgaactgaaccccagtttgactcataacaggggctttctgctgcatcggcagtaagcttgtcgatggatttgaactgggtgtttgaaccaaaggcatctggaaacctcctggagttggttgcacagtagttgctgtggcatattgaggcacttgggccatcggcgaaacagccgatggtataggagcttttcctactacgttaaatacttgaggtaacccaggattgaaagcagatgactctggaggcataccatatccccaccaattagcaggaatctagctattctgagacacagggcctgacatagctgatgccgctagatctgtattaagctgaactcgtcctaccGGATCTGAtcatatcggtgtagattgaatattaggtaagcctgtcgatactagaggagaagtaacttctgtacccacaacggccgagggagccgatggagtattaacagatgccggctctggttggtgataggtaggcccaacgtaatgcggtgacgcttgtccttctttgagagttcgaactatagcattatgaacagtattggacagtacattggaatgattaatcaaagcatgatttactacagaattaaccatctcttgaagtttaccaggattggagtcaaaggtaacctgctgaGGCAACGGTAAATCTTGCTTctagatgacttgtccactcttgttcaggctaaacgatttcagacaaagctgtctgtattcttctacagctttttccatagcctgcctctgctcttccttaagatcttcttctgataccgcgataatgttctctgaattgatctcggaattgaacatattgatcggattgattggtcccactgggcgtgccaaaagatgtgttgatgcaaaagtggatctgcaaacacaaagggctaatacccgaatcgatatccaaagcgtgccagtcgatttgacctgttaatcgacaaggatgaagatacgagcactttggtcctgacaatagCGAtatgcccggaagtcacggctaagaggtactcacgcgaaactcgagaatcaccgaaggttgcactatgatgcaactcgccgaatcaatgagaactcgtaaaaagaaaaatgtgcaaattgacgaagtcgccgaaaagtaattagatgcaaataggagtaaaaattggttttgatattgattgatatctgttttacattgcccttcaatctatatttataccctgatctaaagagacataaccaaacacaaataggacaccaaatccatacctaaggaaatacgtgactcttacatgaatcatgttctaataaatatagaaaaggaaatcaactcctatctatttccctgtccgcctcaattacgatggaaatctcaccgacctcctttccatcggcatacttcctgtttcatcggcagtagtcttcaagccttccctcatcggcatcgacaataacacctccaacctcatcggcaacgcccgagtctaaatcaacctttccatcgaccaccaccagtcatcggcaaccatctttacaagctgactttcattggctgtcagcgtatacagtaactttcctcctgccgattagtccactccgatcattttgacgcgtgcaaaaaacggtgtcaacagaagCGAACTCGGGGCCAGCGGTTGCctgctccggggccgaggccgacacgcccgagatgCAGGCATTAGGCAAACGTGCCTTCAACCCGgtaggctcggcggccgtggtggagcaggtggtggtggaggcgacgccaccgcccctgcagaggaccgaaggggcgccggggtctgTTGAAGACCGACCgacgccgatggatacggaggcgatgCCTCTGCCGCTGCCTCCGCCActgcggatgaggtttgccgtggcgaagcggttgccaccccgttcaaggcaagtgtattcttggcagggtcatagtgtcttccattcgcttttttggttttgcgctgaccctgtaggttaactttccttagtcggaagcggcctgcggatgacCTTCCCTTGGCACCCCTCAAGGCGCTTAAggtgagccccggctcctccgcccactgggtggcggaggcacaagccgccatccaccGCGGTGTGGCGTCGGTGAGGGTTGACCTGAAAGAACctgccgcccaaggaggggctgccgaggcggcccctacaccaACGAGAGAGGGACCGCTCCCATCCCatgggggcgaggctcacgagttggatggggccagcgtgcccttggtggccgaggcccccggggtctccgaggctgaggcgacggaggacaGGGAGCCCAAggccgccgagaccgcagtggccacggccggtgtttctgcgtcctccgaggccacgatggcggaggctggagcccccgagatcaccaaggccaTCATAATGGCGGCGGGGCCGTCCATctaggaggcggagatgaaggcggcggaggcctcggtggcgcccttggctCAGGGGGTCGCCGTTGTTACGAGAGAGCGCttgggaggcggaggtctatttGATCTCTTCCGACGATACCTCCTAggtgcgggaggtggtcgacgctgagGACGCCGGTGCCGTGGAACAGCTGGCACCAATCTTGGATGAGGGAAGTTCAGCCCTCGTGCGAGCGTGACCCGAGCCTTGTGGGTGGGACCACCcgtgggtactgtggcggagtcgggacgaccctgagggtgagcctctgttcgcccttgaggacgcagcCAAGGGTGGGCagtggggcaccttcgagcaataccaccagctggtggagcggtcgctgcagacagccttgtccgtggtggccgacgaactgcccggagtcgcccaggttcacgTTTCCTTTCTCGCAtgatgttgttcttttcttggttTTTGTCACAATCGACGACCTCTGTTTTGTttccttaggagctcgagacccagtccctcgggaagtcggtctttctccggtgggagaaggg
Proteins encoded in this region:
- the LOC136504042 gene encoding uncharacterized protein; the protein is MIDPEYAIPDDAVNNPAPTMSKSGKPFDLRPVSPISPIGYNAPTLAALTHQKIHTKTITSKSKLATSRATPSAAATTLVKAFKGVRAAAGSSSAIPPISSTTSSDKPSEQQMGTSASVPDVQASQPTSADAPQPTVADAQAKQANSGPAVACSGAEADTPEMQALGKRAFNPVGSAAVVEQVVVEATPPPLQRTEGAPGSVEDRPTPMDTEAMPLPLPPPLRMRLTFLSRKRPADDLPLAPLKALKVSPGSSAHWVAEAQAAIHRGVASVRVDLKEPAAQGGAAEAAPTPTREGPLPSHGGEAHELDGASVPLVAEAPGVSEAEATEDREPKAAETAVATAGVSASSEATMAEAGAPEITKAIIMAAGPSI